A region from the Aegilops tauschii subsp. strangulata cultivar AL8/78 chromosome 5, Aet v6.0, whole genome shotgun sequence genome encodes:
- the LOC109780413 gene encoding uncharacterized protein yields MAATACAYGYDGGLVPPPPPPAQAMDAFDDSARGRRHCPIIHDHYSIINGLVMPPPPPPPPPPPLPPFHLPSGASSKAAASRHPGLCTEGLGSESSESSGDLDLGDIVADDDIEDCKRRQQDDQEETLMPARKRVFPPPISVIGAAGKPWQYLRAQRGGGRLVLREVRIPSRELLHACREDGRLKLHFAHPEPEEHHHLADDDEEEECNNQQTAI; encoded by the coding sequence ATGGCCGCGACGGCATGCGCCTACGGCTACGACGGCGGCCtggtgccgccgccgccgccgccggcgcagGCGATGGACGCGTTCGACGACAGCGCCCGAGGCCGCCGCCACTGTCCCATCATCCACGACCACTATTCCATCATCAACGGCCTCGTCatgcctccacctcctcctcctccgccgccgccgccgctaccaCCTTTCCATCTCCCTTCGGGCGCCAGCTCCAAGGCGGCAGCGTCTCGCCACCCCGGCCTCTGCACCGAGGGCCTCGGCTCGGAGAGCTCCGAGAGCTCGGGCGACCTCGACCTCGGCGACATCGTGGCCGACGACGACATTGAAGACTGCAAGAGGCGGCAGCAGGACGACCAGGAGGAGACGCTGATGCCGGCGAGGAAAAGGGTGTTCCCCCCGCCCATATCGGTCATCGGCGCCGCCGGGAAGCCGTGGCAGTACCTGAGGGCGCAGCGCGGGGGCGGCCGGCTGgtgctgcgggaggtgaggataCCGTCGCGGGAGCTGCTCCACGCCTGCCGGGAGGACGGCCGCCTCAAGCTCCACTTTGCCCACCCGGAGCCGGAGGAACATCACCATCTtgctgatgatgatgaggaggaggaatgcAACAACCAGCAGACTGCAATATAA